A window of Christiangramia forsetii KT0803 contains these coding sequences:
- a CDS encoding cob(I)yrinic acid a,c-diamide adenosyltransferase, translating to MKIYTKTGDKGTTSLFGGTRVPKHHIRIESYGTVDELNSHIGLLRDQDTDKQTKEFLTEIQDRLFTIGAILATDPEKATLKNGKERLNIPKVSDEDIEKLEKGIDKMNEELPEMTHFILPGGHQSVSFCHIARCVCRRAERLSSALYDIETFDEKVLIYLNRLSDYLFVLARKLSKQLQAEEIQWIPKKS from the coding sequence ATGAAAATATACACGAAAACAGGTGACAAAGGAACAACTTCGTTATTCGGAGGTACACGCGTCCCTAAACATCATATAAGAATAGAAAGCTACGGAACCGTAGATGAGCTAAATTCACATATTGGTCTTCTAAGAGATCAGGATACAGATAAACAAACTAAAGAATTTCTTACTGAAATTCAGGATAGACTATTCACCATTGGTGCTATTCTAGCTACCGATCCTGAAAAAGCTACCTTGAAAAATGGAAAAGAACGTTTGAATATCCCTAAAGTTTCAGACGAGGATATTGAAAAACTGGAAAAAGGGATTGATAAAATGAATGAAGAACTACCGGAAATGACGCACTTCATTCTCCCTGGTGGTCACCAAAGCGTGTCATTCTGTCACATAGCACGCTGTGTGTGCCGTCGTGCTGAAAGACTTTCCAGTGCTTTATATGACATTGAAACCTTTGACGAAAAAGTTCTTATCTACTTAAACCGACTTTCAGACTACCTTTTTGTGCTGGCACGGAAGTTGTCTAAACAATTGCAAGCTGAAGAAATTCAATGGATTCCTAAGAAATCCTAA
- a CDS encoding DUF2795 domain-containing protein gives MYWTLELASYLSDAPWPATKDELIDYAIRTGAPLEVVENLQAIEDEGDSYDSIEEIWPDYPTDEDYLWNEDEY, from the coding sequence ATGTATTGGACTTTAGAATTAGCATCCTATTTAAGTGATGCCCCATGGCCGGCAACAAAAGATGAGTTAATAGACTACGCAATTAGAACCGGAGCTCCATTAGAGGTAGTTGAAAATTTGCAGGCTATTGAGGATGAGGGAGACTCTTATGATTCTATTGAGGAGATCTGGCCGGATTATCCAACCGATGAAGATTACCTTTGGAATGAGGATGAATATTAA